One genomic segment of Penaeus chinensis breed Huanghai No. 1 chromosome 24, ASM1920278v2, whole genome shotgun sequence includes these proteins:
- the LOC125038358 gene encoding disintegrin and metalloproteinase domain-containing protein 29-like isoform X1, with protein sequence MERTASVCGGSVTKRTAVFITCTAIPFLLYSVVVLSITFPGHCCDSTDVTVLFLVTGSVFLCLMYCKHGNSEPQSLDSMREQEAYPLQVGLQHTQPGVYPQPTQPGVYPQPTQPGVDPEPTQQGVYPQPTQPGVYPQPTQLGVYPQPTQPGVDP encoded by the exons ATGGAGAGAACCGCTTCT GTATGCGGCGGTTCCGTTACCAAGAGAACAGCAGTCTTCATCACTTGCACAGCCATACCCTTCCTACTGTACAGCGTGGTCGTCCTCTCAATAACGTTTCCTGGCCACTGTTGTGACTCCACTGATGTTACTG TGTTGTTTCTGGTAACGGGAAGTGTGTTCCTGTGCCTCATGTACTGCAAACACGGGAATTCGGAACCCCAGAGCCTCGACTCGATGCGGGAACAAGAAGCATATCCGCTTCAGGTAGGCCTGCAGCATACTCAGCCAGGAGTATATCCACAACCTACTCAGCCAGGAGTATATCCACAACCTACTCAGCCAGGAGTAGATCCAGAACCTACTCAGCAAGGGGTATATCCACAACCTACTCAGCCAGGAGTATATCCACAACCTACTCAGCTAGGAGTATATCCACAACCTACTCAGCCAGGAGTAGACCCATAG
- the LOC125038358 gene encoding galectin-3-like isoform X2, translating into MSLGVLFLVTGSVFLCLMYCKHGNSEPQSLDSMREQEAYPLQVGLQHTQPGVYPQPTQPGVYPQPTQPGVDPEPTQQGVYPQPTQPGVYPQPTQLGVYPQPTQPGVDP; encoded by the exons ATGTCCCTGGGTG TGTTGTTTCTGGTAACGGGAAGTGTGTTCCTGTGCCTCATGTACTGCAAACACGGGAATTCGGAACCCCAGAGCCTCGACTCGATGCGGGAACAAGAAGCATATCCGCTTCAGGTAGGCCTGCAGCATACTCAGCCAGGAGTATATCCACAACCTACTCAGCCAGGAGTATATCCACAACCTACTCAGCCAGGAGTAGATCCAGAACCTACTCAGCAAGGGGTATATCCACAACCTACTCAGCCAGGAGTATATCCACAACCTACTCAGCTAGGAGTATATCCACAACCTACTCAGCCAGGAGTAGACCCATAG